In one window of Pseudomonas putida DNA:
- a CDS encoding ComEA family DNA-binding protein, which translates to MRNTVLSYLLLPLFATLPLTLHAAQTTVSQPVVATATQSTELQTKTSRIDLNKADALTLQHNLNGIGKAKAEAIVAYREANGPFDSVDELLEIKGIGSALVERNREKLTVD; encoded by the coding sequence ATGCGTAACACCGTCCTGTCCTATCTTCTGCTGCCGCTATTTGCAACCCTGCCTTTGACACTACACGCGGCTCAAACCACGGTTTCGCAACCAGTAGTAGCAACTGCGACCCAGTCGACAGAACTACAGACAAAGACGTCCAGAATTGACCTGAACAAGGCCGATGCCTTGACGTTGCAGCACAATCTCAACGGGATCGGCAAGGCCAAGGCGGAAGCGATCGTGGCCTACCGCGAGGCGAACGGCCCGTTCGATTCTGTGGACGAATTACTGGAAATCAAAGGAATTGGCAGCGCGCTGGTGGAGCGTAATCGCGAAAAGTTGACGGTGGACTAA
- a CDS encoding DUF2897 family protein: MPWYAWLILIIALGSILGGLMMLRDTAKKLPLTEEQLRKVHERNAEMDAKEARDK; the protein is encoded by the coding sequence ATGCCCTGGTATGCCTGGCTGATACTCATCATAGCCCTCGGCTCGATCCTCGGTGGATTGATGATGTTGCGTGATACGGCGAAGAAACTGCCCTTGACAGAGGAGCAGTTGAGGAAGGTTCATGAGAGGAATGCGGAGATGGATGCCAAGGAGGCGCGGGATAAGTAA
- a CDS encoding NADP-dependent oxidoreductase, with translation MTQTNRRFLLAKRPVGAVRREDFDYQQGPAAEPTDGQIQVRNLYLSLDPAMRGWMNEGKSYIPPVGLGEVMRALGVGEVVASKHPDYKPGDHVSGALGVQDYFTGTPQGLHKIDPRLAPLPRYLSALGMTGMTAYFALLDVGQPKAGETVVISGAAGAVGSIAGQIAKLKGCHVVGIAGGTQKCQYLKDELGFDGVIDYKAEDVLAGLKRECPKGVDVYFDNVGGDILDAVLSRLNFKARVVICGAISQYNNKEAVKGPANYLSLLVNRARMEGFVVMDHVKEYGKAAQEMAGWLASGEVKSKEDVVEGLETFPETLLKLFSGENFGKLVLKV, from the coding sequence ATGACCCAGACCAACCGCCGCTTCCTGCTCGCCAAACGCCCCGTCGGTGCCGTGCGCCGCGAAGATTTCGACTACCAGCAGGGCCCCGCCGCAGAACCCACCGACGGCCAGATCCAAGTGCGCAACCTCTACCTGTCGCTGGACCCGGCAATGCGCGGCTGGATGAACGAAGGCAAGTCCTACATCCCGCCGGTGGGCCTGGGTGAGGTAATGCGCGCGCTGGGCGTCGGCGAAGTCGTCGCCTCCAAACATCCGGACTACAAGCCCGGCGACCATGTCAGCGGCGCGCTTGGCGTACAGGACTACTTCACCGGCACGCCCCAGGGCCTGCACAAGATCGACCCGCGCCTGGCACCCCTGCCCCGCTATCTGTCTGCGCTGGGCATGACCGGCATGACCGCCTACTTCGCCCTGCTTGACGTCGGCCAGCCCAAGGCCGGCGAGACCGTGGTCATTTCCGGCGCTGCCGGCGCGGTCGGCAGCATCGCCGGGCAGATCGCCAAGCTCAAGGGCTGCCACGTCGTGGGGATCGCCGGCGGCACGCAAAAGTGCCAGTACCTCAAGGATGAACTGGGCTTTGACGGTGTCATCGACTACAAGGCCGAAGACGTGCTCGCCGGCCTCAAGCGCGAATGCCCCAAGGGCGTGGATGTGTATTTCGACAACGTCGGTGGCGACATTCTCGACGCCGTGTTGAGCCGCCTGAATTTCAAGGCCCGCGTGGTGATCTGCGGCGCCATCAGTCAGTACAACAACAAGGAGGCGGTGAAAGGGCCAGCCAACTACCTGTCGCTGCTGGTGAACCGCGCGCGCATGGAAGGCTTCGTGGTGATGGACCACGTCAAAGAGTACGGCAAGGCTGCGCAGGAAATGGCTGGCTGGCTGGCCAGTGGCGAGGTCAAGAGCAAGGAGGATGTGGTCGAAGGCCTGGAGACCTTCCCGGAAACACTGCTCAAGCTGTTCAGCGGGGAGAACTTCGGCAAGCTGGTGCTGAAGGTCTAA
- the pyrF gene encoding orotidine-5'-phosphate decarboxylase, which produces MSACQTPLIVALDFPTREAALKLADQLDPALCRVKVGKELFTSSASGIVETLCAKGFEVFLDLKFHDIPNTTAMAVKAAAEMGVWMVNVHCSGGLRMMSACREELAKRSGPQPLLIGVTVLTSMEREDLAGIGLDIDPQEQVLRLAALAQKAGMDGLVCSALEAPALKAAHPALQLVTPGIRPAGSAQDDQRRILTPRQALDAGSDYLVIGRPISQAADPAKALASVVAEIRG; this is translated from the coding sequence ATGTCCGCCTGCCAGACGCCCCTGATCGTCGCCCTCGATTTCCCTACCCGTGAGGCCGCCCTGAAGCTGGCTGACCAGCTCGATCCGGCGCTGTGCCGGGTGAAGGTCGGCAAGGAGCTGTTCACCAGCAGCGCCTCGGGCATCGTCGAGACCCTCTGCGCCAAGGGCTTCGAGGTGTTCCTCGATCTGAAATTCCATGACATCCCCAACACCACGGCGATGGCGGTCAAAGCTGCTGCCGAAATGGGCGTGTGGATGGTCAACGTGCATTGTTCCGGTGGCCTGCGCATGATGTCGGCCTGCCGTGAAGAGCTGGCCAAGCGCAGCGGGCCGCAGCCGCTGCTGATCGGTGTCACCGTGCTGACCAGCATGGAGCGTGAGGACTTGGCAGGTATCGGCCTGGATATCGATCCGCAGGAGCAGGTGTTGCGTCTGGCGGCGTTGGCGCAGAAGGCCGGTATGGATGGCCTGGTGTGCTCGGCGCTGGAAGCGCCGGCATTGAAAGCTGCGCATCCGGCGCTGCAATTGGTGACTCCGGGCATTCGGCCGGCGGGCAGCGCCCAGGATGACCAGCGCCGTATCCTTACGCCGCGTCAGGCGCTGGATGCTGGCTCCGACTACCTGGTAATCGGCCGCCCGATCAGCCAAGCGGCGGATCCGGCAAAGGCGCTGGCGTCGGTGGTGGCCGAGATTCGCGGTTGA